AGCTATTAGATGTGAAAACTCAAGCTGTGGAAAATGGTACCATACAGATTGTCAAAATGTGTGCTCCACTGATCATGAACATCATCTTGACAACACATGGATATGCCCAGAATGTGCTTTGCCTAACCAAAGTGCAAAACTGTTTGACCTCCACCTATCACAAACAACCTTTGAGAATTCTTCGTCAATGTACAACGCAGACGGAGATACCTGTAACAGCTCCTTACTCTTCCTTGGCTCTCCACTAGCAAGCTCGTCACCGACCCAACTACAGCACAACCTGCAAACACCAGTTCCAAAGGAGAGACCAACCAGACTTCTTAATATAAACTGTCAGTCAATCCTCAAGAACCGTGAATCTTTTGCCACTATACTAGATAGTACAGGCTGTGACATAATAACAGGAACTGAGTCATGGCTAACAGATAACATAAAGGATAATGAGATATTTCCTCAGGGCTACACGATACATCGCCGAGATAGCGAAACAGGACAGAGAGGAGGTGGCGTATTCATTGCTATTAATAACAACCTCATCAGCACAAGATTCCAACACGCAGAAACCAAGTGCGAAATAGTTTGGGCGAGAGTCGAGATATCATCATGCAAGTCCTTGTTTATCGGCTCGTACTATCGACCAAATGCCCAAGATGCTGAGAGCCTTGCCCAGCTAGATGAATCCTTGGCTAGACTCCCAAAGAACTGCCACGTATGGCTTGCTGGGGACATGAATCTACCTGGTATCCAATGGCCCTCTGCTAGTATTAAACCAAACTGCCCCACTCCAGCTCAACACAATATATTTATCGATATATTGGCCGACCATGGTTTGTCACAGATTGTTGATCAGCCAACGAGAGGTGAGAATACATTAGATCTTATAGCTGTTAACAACATAACTCTTGTGAACAGAAGTGAGGTTATCCCTGGAATCTCAGACCATGATGCAGTTTTTGCAGAAATCAACATTAGACCCCAAAGATACAAACAGGACAAAAGGCGAATACCTCTCTACAAAAAAGCCGACTGGGAAAAAATTGAAACGCAGCTTACCATCACTAATCAATATATCCAAGACCATGTCAACTCCGAAAGCACTGATAGTCTATGGAATAAATTTAAATCTGATCTGCATACAGCTATTGATAAACACATACCTCATAAGAGCTGTTCTTCACGAAATAGGTCCCCATGGATCTCTGCTAAGATACGAAAACTActcaagaaaaggaaaaagctaTATTGTCACAGTAAACAAGCACGAACGGAAAACAAAGAGAGTATTAAGAACAAACTGCGCAACTTAAAGCAtcagataagaaaaaaaacagaactgCTTATTGGGACTATGTAGAAACCAACATCTTCCCTGAAACATCAGACAAGCCAAACAGAAGTAATAAAAAACTATGGTCCTTTATCAAACACAGAAAAACAGACTCGGTTGGAGTATCCCCACTGAAATACAAAGGAATGCTATGGGACAAAGCAAAGGACAAAGCAGAAATCTTGAATGAACAATTTAAGTCGGTTTTCTCAAATCCCGATGAATTGGAGCctccttccaccaatgtggacTGTCAATATCCTGCTATCGACGACTTAACCAATACAACAGACGGCGTACGCAAGCTACTTGAAAACCTAAACCCAAATAAATCAATGGGGCCAGATTTAATCCATCCAAGAGTGCTAAAACAGCTTGCCAGAGTTGTTGCTCCGATACTTACAGTCATCTTCAACAAATCGCTACACTCCGCTGAGGTACCAGAGGACTGGAAAAAGGCAAATGTTGCTCCAATCTTCAAGAAAGGTGAACGTTATAATGCAGAAAACTATCGTCCCATCTCACTAACCTGCATTGCATCAAAGATAATGGAACACATACTAACAAAACATATAATGAAACACCTGGAATCAAACAACATACTATACAAACTCCAACATGGATTTAGAGCAAAGCGCTCGACCGAAACCCAACTTTTGACATTTGGTCATGACCTGTACAAGAACCTACATGACAACATGCAAACAGATGTTATAGTTATGGACTTTGCAAAGGCATTTGACAAGGTACCCCATAAGAACTTAATACACAAGCTTAAAGAGTATGGGATCGGCGGATACATCAACCAATGGATAGAGAGTTTCCTACACCAACGACAGCAAAGAGTAGTATGCGAAGGGGAAATGTCATCTTGGACCCCAGTTACAAGTGGCGTGCCTCAAGGATCCGTGGTAGGACCTATACTATTTCTAGTATATATCAACAATCTTCCTGCCAAACTACAGTCCAAAGTTCGTCTATTCGCTGATGATACTATTATATATATGTCTGTGACCAACGAAAGTGATGCCGTTACAGAAAGATTTGAAACTCCTTGAAGAATGGGAAGCCAATTCGCATACGTCTTTCCACCCTGACAAGTGCAATGTGCTTCGAGTAACGCGATGTAGGAAACCTCTTGTCTATGATTACGTTCTACACAATCAACCTCTTGAAGGAAAAGATGCAGTTAAATACCTTGGCGTCACTGTACATCATAAACTTTCTTGGAATGAACATATATGTAATATCGTGAAGAAAGCCAATTCATCAATAGGCTTCTTGAGACGGAACTTACAAATTCACCAGAAACACATCAAATCTAATGCATACAAAACTCTCGTTCGACCTCATCTAGTATGCATCTACTGTATGGGACCCTTTCACCCAAgagaaccaaaacaaaattgagatgGTACAAAGAAGAGCAGCCAGATTTGTCTGTAATAATTACAGCCGTGAAGCAAGTGTCACCGCAATGTTAGATGAGCTTGGTTGGCGCAGCCTTAAACAGCGCAGAACAGACCAGAGATTAATTATgctttgtaaaattgtaaataacCTAATTGAAGTAGATATTGTTAATGAACTTAAGCCACATAGAAGACACCTCAGAAATATACACTCTAACTCATTTCGAGTTCCTCTAGAGAGGAAAACATATCTTAAATATAGCTTTTTACCAAGAACTCTAGAACAATGGAACGCTTTGCCCGCCTTTCTAGTCACTGCCCAAAGTCTTAATGCCTTTAAGACTGGGGTATGTACATTGAACACTGAACAATAACATCTTGTAAGAACGCTGACCGACCCGAGCACATAAGCCTCATAGAGAGGGCGTGCCTGTATAgtggtaaatgtaaatgtaaatgattCTATTGAATTTTGTTTCTGCTCCTGTTCAACAAGGCTTAAATCAAATGGATGAGTAGTGCAGTTTATGGTCTCTGAGTATAAAATTGACAAGTGCAAATTCATGAGATTTACAAGATCGAGGGCAGCAATTAACTGTTCTTATAACACCAACTCGGTTCCATTGACTATAGTCTCTTCGCACAAGCATCTTGGTGGGTTTCTTTCAAGAAATCTTTCATGGAAATCCCATGTTCTATCAGTTACTGCAAAGGGAGAGAAAgcgaagaacagctcccctaaaagtctgtcggtacactgtcggccggcagtataccaGTTAACCgacagcaaaccgacacttaaaaatttgacaagtgtgatgacatcgcagacactcgacccttatcgttctattagaatcagtcgcatgatgaaccacaaattgagctaaaattgcttcatcgtatgtcttgggtaagtttatatacgaaatcgccctataatgcattgcggttcATTTTAGCACGTCATATATgctctttcaattatctctgtctgtttgagtttatttttggttaatatgagagacaataaaagctggtcattgacttttgttttatttggtggttcctaaaggaactgcaagaagccgctgtaaacaaattttttgcttcttgactGCGAGGATGATGCGATGAGATTGCGAGGAGATTGGAccctaaaaaaaccaaaacaatatggcgaactcaagtgagaaagtttcattttgcgtcgatatgcaatgttcttccctgcgagcttaggcttttctggtattcgacaagggttctcaaccgacacttggccaacaaattaccgacatgcggccaacagtcggccaacagtcggccgacaaacggccaacagtcggccgactacCCGCAGAAGATTTTCGTAGAAGGCGGTAaacgacagttggccgactgtcggtcgactgtcgtccAACTGTTAgtcgactgtcggccgacagttttttgggggagctgttcttcattttttcctaaaagggAACCGCATTTTGGGCTTACTTAAATACACTTTTGGTAGATGCTCCGAAGCTATAAAAATGGGGTACATATCTATGGTTCATCTGAAGACTGAATATGCGTGCCCCGTCTGGAATTCCCATCAACAATATTTGTCAGATAAACTAGAACGAATTAAACATAATGCCTCTAGGTGGATTCTTAGCAAGGACATTCTTAGCATGAACATTTGTCGAAGCTAAGACAGATGGATCTCAAAACCCATCGAAATTTTTTAAGTCTGAGACAACCTTTTTAAGTATATTAAGGGCTTTTGTATTGTAAATCTAGATGATTATGTTAAGTTCTCTACTCGCCGAACAAGATGCACCAACAGTTAAGATCTGGAAACCCTATGCACATATAAATATCCTTGAGTACCTATTCCTTCTAGGCATAGGTACATTGATAAGTGGAATTCCTCACTGGAAGATGTCGTTCAGGCAGTCAATCTTTGCAACTTTAAGAGGTGTCTGTATAAGTTGCTCATTAGGGATTCTGTATCACACTAGGATTTGATGAAATTTTTTGGGTATACCATAGTAATTTTAATAttatagatattttttttttttttttaattattattcaatcaCAAACacacataattacttacaacaCAGTACGATACTTACTGCacttacaagtaaaaaaaaaaaataaataaataaataaaataaaataaaaaaacaaac
The nucleotide sequence above comes from Acropora muricata isolate sample 2 chromosome 12, ASM3666990v1, whole genome shotgun sequence. Encoded proteins:
- the LOC136893814 gene encoding uncharacterized protein — protein: MYNADGDTCNSSLLFLGSPLASSSPTQLQHNLQTPVPKERPTRLLNINCQSILKNRESFATILDSTGCDIITGTESWLTDNIKDNEIFPQGYTIHRRDSETGQRGGGVFIAINNNLISTRFQHAETKCEIVWARVEISSCKSLFIGSYYRPNAQDAESLAQLDESLARLPKNCHVWLAGDMNLPGIQWPSASIKPNCPTPAQHNIFIDILADHGLSQIVDQPTRGENTLDLIAVNNITLVNRSEVIPGISDHDAVFAEINIRPQRYKQDKRRIPLYKKADWEKIETQLTITNQYIQDHVNSESTDSLWNKFKSDLHTAIDKHIPHKSCSSRNRSPWISAKIRKLLKKRKKLYCHSKQARTENKESIKNKLRNLKHQIRKKTELLIGTM